A window of Streptomyces sp. SAI-127 contains these coding sequences:
- a CDS encoding MarR family transcriptional regulator, with translation MEAPVGDDLCSRIRRSEQALMAHHEAVLRTYGLTMTQYTVLLLLAREGDMSGAQLARRCGVTQQSMSSVLTNMEGKELIRRETSPVHAKVQIATLTDEGQVVLDRAYQEVIVLERALTDAFTPSEHTALCDLLDRATTVLIQQTGHPAGPPVA, from the coding sequence GTGGAAGCACCGGTGGGGGATGACCTCTGCAGTCGGATCAGGCGGTCGGAGCAGGCGCTGATGGCGCATCACGAGGCGGTGCTCCGCACCTACGGGCTGACCATGACGCAGTACACCGTTCTGCTGCTCCTCGCACGCGAAGGTGACATGTCCGGCGCCCAACTGGCCCGCCGCTGCGGGGTGACGCAGCAGAGCATGAGCAGTGTGCTGACCAACATGGAGGGCAAGGAGCTCATCCGCCGCGAGACATCCCCCGTGCACGCCAAGGTGCAGATCGCCACCCTGACCGATGAGGGCCAGGTAGTGCTGGACCGCGCCTACCAGGAGGTGATCGTCCTTGAGCGCGCGCTTACCGACGCGTTCACGCCATCCGAACACACCGCACTCTGTGACCTCTTGGACCGCGCCACCACCGTGCTGATCCAGCAGACCGGCCACCCGGCGGGCCCGCCCGTTGCCTGA
- a CDS encoding SDR family NAD(P)-dependent oxidoreductase, whose product MTTTFITGANRSLGYETARRLIDAGHTVLIGARDPERGQAAADELGARFVQIDVTDDASVAAAAADVAAREGGIDVLINNAGVNEPHIPAEQLTAAHAGAVFEVNVVGIVRVTHAFLPLLRKSANPVIVNVSSGMGSFAATHDPARVESKPVAPLYTASKAAVTMLTTQYAKAWTDVKVNAADPGYTATDFNGHSGPQTVIEGTDAIVELATIGADGPTGTFRDRHGAVAW is encoded by the coding sequence ATGACGACGACATTCATCACAGGCGCCAACAGGTCCCTCGGGTACGAGACCGCCCGCCGATTGATCGACGCCGGCCACACCGTCCTCATCGGTGCTCGTGATCCAGAGCGCGGCCAGGCGGCCGCCGACGAACTCGGTGCCCGTTTCGTCCAGATCGACGTGACCGACGACGCGTCGGTGGCCGCGGCCGCCGCCGACGTCGCGGCTCGCGAGGGCGGCATCGACGTCCTCATCAACAACGCGGGAGTCAACGAACCACACATCCCCGCCGAGCAGCTCACGGCCGCTCACGCCGGCGCGGTGTTCGAGGTCAATGTCGTGGGGATCGTCCGGGTGACGCACGCGTTCCTGCCCCTGCTGCGCAAGTCCGCGAACCCGGTCATCGTCAATGTGTCCAGCGGCATGGGGTCGTTCGCGGCCACCCACGACCCCGCACGCGTCGAGTCGAAGCCCGTGGCGCCGCTCTACACGGCGTCGAAGGCTGCCGTGACCATGCTGACCACGCAGTACGCGAAGGCCTGGACGGACGTGAAGGTGAACGCGGCCGACCCGGGATACACCGCGACCGACTTCAACGGGCACAGCGGCCCTCAGACAGTGATCGAGGGCACCGACGCGATCGTCGAACTCGCCACCATCGGGGCGGACGGACCGACGGGAACCTTCCGTGACCGTCACGGAGCGGTGGCCTGGTGA
- a CDS encoding GNAT family N-acetyltransferase: protein MNTKPFTSGLSENAVTITRVADRQWHALDDDLVVGRGHAHHRPDGRLFVSIDAWHDAIFDRLAEAMLAELPAPLYTVVDEADVELTAGWRRAGFTVRRREWEYVVPTDPRVTGLDAVVPPPGVTIVPAGQADEGLLRAVDRAIRDEVEATVGWQSMPAEVIPRPEGDTIVDPSKYAVAAAPDRYLGLIRVVTVIRPRIGLVAVRAGEQRRGTARALLAHALGTLHQSGFAAAWAEVQESNQAASALFEGIGARPMSSNLELVR, encoded by the coding sequence ATGAACACAAAGCCTTTCACATCCGGCCTGAGCGAGAACGCGGTGACGATCACGCGCGTCGCGGACAGGCAATGGCATGCACTGGATGACGACCTGGTGGTCGGTCGCGGGCATGCGCACCACCGGCCCGACGGACGCTTGTTCGTCAGCATCGACGCCTGGCACGACGCCATCTTCGACCGGCTCGCCGAGGCGATGCTGGCGGAACTGCCGGCGCCGCTGTACACGGTGGTCGACGAAGCCGACGTCGAGCTGACGGCAGGCTGGCGGCGGGCCGGCTTCACGGTCCGGCGCCGCGAGTGGGAGTACGTCGTTCCGACCGACCCGCGGGTCACAGGGCTCGACGCAGTCGTGCCGCCTCCGGGCGTGACGATCGTGCCCGCCGGTCAGGCGGACGAGGGCCTGCTGCGAGCGGTGGATCGTGCGATCCGTGACGAAGTCGAGGCGACCGTCGGGTGGCAGTCGATGCCTGCGGAGGTGATCCCCCGCCCCGAGGGCGACACCATCGTCGACCCGTCGAAGTACGCGGTGGCCGCGGCGCCGGACCGCTACCTGGGTCTCATCCGGGTGGTGACGGTGATCCGGCCGCGTATCGGGCTGGTCGCGGTCCGGGCCGGCGAGCAGCGCCGCGGCACCGCGCGGGCGCTGCTGGCCCACGCGCTGGGGACGCTGCACCAGTCGGGGTTCGCCGCGGCCTGGGCCGAAGTCCAGGAGTCCAATCAAGCGGCCTCGGCGCTGTTCGAGGGCATCGGTGCCCGGCCGATGAGCAGCAACCTGGAGCTGGTGCGATGA
- a CDS encoding zinc-binding alcohol dehydrogenase family protein, producing the protein MKAVLLDATDRYQVADIDEPTPGPGEVAIRVAHAGIQWGDTMVRDGHFPVPRPFVPGFEASGHIIAVGQGVDPSRAGEPVAALTMGGAYAEVVVAPAVLTMDVGDISLRTAAGLGWGGPTAYDLINTATHVRPGESVLIHAAAGGVGTLAAQFARLAGAGRIVGVVGSTARAAYAARFGYDQILLRDEVPAALGDEKFDSILDPVGGPTRQAALEQLAPHGRLVAYGNLSTYEPVLAGANDLLMRGTSLVTYNSNLLSRTHPERLADSAHRALGLVADGRVRVDITAEYDMADLATAVQRLAGGATHGKSILRVA; encoded by the coding sequence GTGAAGGCTGTTCTTCTCGACGCCACAGACCGCTACCAGGTCGCCGACATCGACGAGCCCACCCCCGGCCCCGGTGAGGTGGCGATTCGCGTCGCCCACGCCGGGATCCAATGGGGCGACACCATGGTCCGGGACGGCCATTTCCCCGTCCCGCGTCCCTTCGTCCCCGGCTTCGAGGCGTCAGGGCACATCATCGCGGTCGGCCAGGGTGTCGATCCAAGCCGAGCCGGCGAGCCGGTTGCCGCGCTGACCATGGGAGGCGCCTACGCCGAGGTGGTCGTAGCACCCGCCGTGCTCACGATGGACGTCGGCGACATCTCGCTACGGACGGCGGCAGGTCTCGGGTGGGGTGGACCGACCGCCTACGACCTGATCAACACCGCCACACATGTTCGTCCCGGCGAGAGCGTGCTGATCCACGCCGCCGCCGGAGGGGTCGGCACCTTGGCCGCCCAGTTCGCCCGACTGGCCGGGGCCGGCCGGATCGTCGGCGTGGTCGGCAGTACCGCCAGAGCCGCCTACGCCGCCCGGTTCGGCTACGACCAGATCCTGCTGCGCGACGAAGTCCCGGCCGCACTCGGCGACGAGAAGTTCGACTCGATCCTCGACCCGGTCGGCGGACCGACCCGGCAGGCCGCCCTGGAACAGCTCGCCCCGCACGGCCGACTGGTGGCATACGGCAACCTCAGCACCTACGAACCCGTTCTGGCCGGCGCCAACGACCTCCTCATGCGGGGCACATCACTTGTGACGTACAACAGCAACCTGCTCAGCCGGACTCATCCTGAACGACTCGCCGACAGCGCACATCGTGCACTCGGCCTCGTCGCCGACGGCCGGGTGCGCGTGGACATCACCGCCGAATACGACATGGCAGACCTGGCCACTGCCGTACAGCGGCTCGCTGGGGGCGCCACCCACGGCAAGAGCATCCTCCGCGTCGCCTGA
- a CDS encoding glycoside hydrolase family 30 beta sandwich domain-containing protein yields the protein MTAAATAVIDPSATRQTIRGFGGMSHAAWIGELTAAQRDTAFGTGDGRLGFSLLRIPVPEDRAAWNRDLATAKRAVELGATVIASPWNPPASMVETFVHGSQTNARRLRYDMYGAYAQHLNDFTTYLRSNGVNLYGISVQNEPDYAHDWTWWTPTEMVRFLRENAGSVGTRVIAPESFQYLKNMSDPILNDSAALANVDIIGAHLYGTPFANFPYPLFKQKGAGKELWMTEVYYPNSTDSADLWPQALDVGEHIHRAMVDAEFQAYIWWYIRRSYGPMREDGGISKRGAAMAHFARFVRPGHVRVEATAKPATDVYVSAYRGGGSTVVVAVNKGAAAVSQLFTLANSAGPSVSTWLTDASRNVASQGTTAVSNGSFTVTLPARSMMTFVIR from the coding sequence GTGACGGCCGCCGCCACGGCGGTCATCGACCCGTCGGCTACGCGGCAGACGATCCGTGGCTTCGGCGGCATGAGCCATGCGGCCTGGATCGGCGAACTCACCGCGGCGCAGCGGGACACGGCGTTCGGGACCGGAGACGGAAGGCTGGGGTTCTCCCTGCTGAGAATCCCCGTACCCGAGGACCGGGCGGCCTGGAACCGCGATCTGGCGACGGCGAAGCGTGCGGTCGAACTCGGGGCCACCGTCATCGCCTCGCCGTGGAATCCTCCCGCCTCCATGGTCGAGACCTTCGTCCACGGCAGCCAGACCAACGCGCGGCGCCTCAGGTACGACATGTACGGCGCCTACGCCCAGCACCTGAACGACTTCACCACGTACCTGCGGAGCAACGGAGTGAACCTGTACGGCATATCCGTACAGAACGAGCCCGATTACGCGCACGACTGGACGTGGTGGACCCCCACCGAAATGGTTCGCTTCCTGCGGGAGAACGCCGGCTCCGTCGGCACCAGGGTCATCGCGCCGGAGTCCTTCCAGTACCTGAAGAACATGTCGGACCCGATCCTCAACGACTCGGCGGCACTCGCCAACGTGGACATAATCGGGGCCCACCTTTACGGCACGCCGTTCGCGAACTTCCCTTACCCCCTCTTCAAGCAGAAGGGCGCGGGCAAAGAACTCTGGATGACGGAGGTCTACTACCCCAACAGCACGGATTCGGCGGACCTCTGGCCCCAGGCGCTCGACGTGGGGGAGCACATCCACCGCGCCATGGTGGACGCCGAGTTCCAGGCCTACATCTGGTGGTACATCCGGCGCAGCTACGGCCCCATGCGCGAGGACGGCGGGATCAGCAAGCGCGGCGCCGCCATGGCGCACTTCGCCAGGTTCGTCCGACCCGGACATGTGCGGGTCGAGGCGACGGCGAAGCCGGCAACGGATGTCTACGTCTCGGCGTACCGGGGCGGCGGCTCCACGGTCGTCGTCGCCGTCAACAAGGGGGCCGCCGCGGTGAGTCAACTGTTCACCCTGGCGAACAGCGCCGGGCCCAGCGTCTCGACCTGGCTGACCGACGCGAGCAGGAACGTCGCGTCCCAGGGCACGACCGCCGTGTCGAACGGCTCCTTCACCGTCACGCTCCCCGCCCGAAGCATGATGACGTTCGTGATCCGCTGA
- a CDS encoding DUF3592 domain-containing protein, which yields MDDVLRLWWVLPTGLALLGYGLALVGLTPAQRAVWVKGRIVEVGQPAHGASKRAGIPVTIAFREPATGKKFALSNVGKHGDAVEEAWVGREVEVRHPHGRPHQFRVVLHSPEDKNGRYGPYCTVVLLLIGLVIHATVLWGYPWALLGFGTLVTVLAALSPDIRTARARDALLAHAIAVPARVVAVTRDVYTDGEGDEIINHAPVVRFTTVEGTEVTVLSRDGIPDPSQSLGRRLTIHYAPSDPAVYTPDPAADRRANERAVGTIIILLIAGTAAAVTGAILL from the coding sequence GTGGACGACGTACTGAGACTGTGGTGGGTGCTGCCCACGGGCCTGGCACTGCTCGGCTACGGGCTTGCCCTGGTCGGTCTGACCCCGGCCCAGCGAGCGGTCTGGGTGAAGGGGCGGATCGTGGAGGTGGGGCAGCCGGCGCACGGCGCCTCCAAGCGGGCCGGGATACCGGTGACGATCGCGTTCCGGGAACCGGCCACCGGTAAGAAGTTCGCCCTGTCGAACGTCGGCAAGCACGGCGACGCGGTCGAGGAAGCCTGGGTGGGCCGTGAGGTGGAGGTGCGCCACCCGCACGGGCGGCCGCACCAGTTCCGCGTGGTGCTGCACAGTCCGGAGGACAAGAACGGCCGGTACGGCCCGTACTGCACGGTGGTCCTGCTCCTCATCGGGCTGGTCATCCACGCGACCGTGCTGTGGGGCTACCCGTGGGCACTGCTCGGCTTCGGCACCCTGGTCACGGTCCTCGCGGCACTCAGCCCCGACATCCGCACGGCCCGCGCCCGCGACGCCCTGCTGGCCCATGCCATCGCCGTCCCGGCGCGTGTCGTGGCCGTCACCAGGGACGTCTACACCGACGGGGAGGGCGACGAGATCATCAATCACGCCCCCGTCGTCCGCTTCACCACCGTCGAGGGCACCGAGGTCACCGTCCTGTCCCGGGACGGCATCCCCGACCCGAGCCAGTCCCTCGGCCGCCGGCTCACCATCCACTACGCCCCCTCCGACCCGGCCGTCTACACACCCGACCCCGCGGCCGACCGCCGCGCCAACGAGAGGGCCGTCGGCACGATCATCATCCTGCTGATCGCCGGAACAGCGGCGGCCGTGACCGGCGCCATCCTGCTGTGA
- a CDS encoding N(5)-(carboxyethyl)ornithine synthase, translated as MSLMSLGVLASSRKENEFRLPLHPAHLDRIAPDIRERIFLEQGYGERFGVADDALRPLVAGLRSRERLVAESDIVLLPKPTHDDVSALREGQVLWGWPHCVQDEKMTQLGIDRRLTLIAWEAMNHWTSTGAFSVHVFHKNNELAGYCSVLHALQLGGLTGHYGRRLRAVVISFGATARGAVTGLGAMGVTDVTVLTQRAAAAVASPMPSVVMAHFEEQEDDPSRLRAVTAAGSMPLAEYLAGFDIIVNCVLQDTDAPLTFVMDEELALFRPGTFFVDVACDEGMGFTFARPTTFGEPMHEVGPGCHYYAVDHSPSHLWNSATWEISEALLPYMRKVMSGPTAWDTDVTIRKAIEMRDGVVQNPKILSFQHRAAAYPHLPETPVLASSGRSA; from the coding sequence ATGAGTCTGATGAGCCTCGGAGTACTCGCCTCCTCCCGCAAGGAGAACGAGTTCCGCCTGCCCTTGCACCCCGCCCACCTCGACCGGATCGCCCCGGACATACGCGAGAGAATCTTCCTCGAACAGGGGTACGGCGAGCGGTTCGGCGTCGCCGACGACGCGCTCCGACCGCTCGTGGCCGGCCTGCGTTCCCGCGAGCGACTCGTCGCCGAGAGCGACATCGTGCTGCTGCCCAAACCGACGCATGACGACGTCTCCGCGCTGCGCGAGGGCCAGGTGCTGTGGGGATGGCCGCACTGCGTGCAGGACGAGAAGATGACCCAGCTCGGCATCGACCGACGCCTGACCCTGATCGCCTGGGAGGCCATGAACCACTGGACCTCCACGGGCGCCTTCAGCGTCCATGTGTTCCACAAGAACAACGAGCTCGCCGGTTACTGCTCGGTACTGCATGCCCTGCAGCTCGGCGGGCTGACCGGACACTACGGCCGCCGCCTGCGCGCGGTGGTCATCAGCTTCGGAGCCACGGCGCGCGGAGCAGTCACGGGACTGGGCGCCATGGGGGTCACCGATGTCACGGTGCTCACCCAGCGCGCCGCCGCGGCGGTGGCCTCGCCGATGCCCTCGGTCGTGATGGCCCACTTCGAGGAGCAGGAGGACGATCCGTCGCGCCTGCGGGCGGTCACGGCGGCCGGTTCCATGCCGCTGGCGGAGTATCTGGCCGGGTTCGACATCATCGTCAACTGTGTCCTGCAGGACACCGACGCACCGCTCACCTTCGTCATGGACGAGGAACTCGCCCTGTTCCGGCCGGGCACCTTCTTCGTCGACGTCGCCTGCGACGAGGGCATGGGCTTCACCTTCGCCCGCCCGACCACCTTCGGCGAGCCCATGCACGAGGTGGGTCCGGGCTGCCACTACTACGCGGTGGATCACAGCCCGTCCCACCTGTGGAACTCCGCCACCTGGGAGATCAGTGAGGCGCTCCTTCCGTACATGCGCAAGGTCATGAGCGGCCCTACGGCATGGGACACCGACGTCACGATCCGCAAGGCCATCGAGATGCGTGACGGCGTCGTCCAGAACCCCAAGATCCTCTCCTTCCAGCACCGGGCGGCCGCCTACCCCCACCTGCCCGAGACCCCGGTCCTGGCTTCGTCTGGTCGTTCCGCGTGA
- the infA gene encoding translation initiation factor IF-1, whose protein sequence is MTKHKNVIEVEGKVIECLRSAMFTVELENGHQVLAHISGKIRKNYIKIMLEDRVLVELPPYDLTRGRIVFRYRN, encoded by the coding sequence ATGACGAAGCACAAGAACGTCATCGAAGTCGAGGGCAAGGTCATCGAGTGCCTGCGCAGCGCCATGTTCACCGTGGAGCTCGAGAACGGCCACCAGGTGCTCGCGCACATCAGCGGGAAGATCCGCAAGAACTACATCAAGATCATGCTGGAAGACCGGGTACTGGTGGAGCTCCCGCCGTACGACCTGACGCGCGGCCGGATCGTGTTCCGGTACCGCAACTAG
- a CDS encoding helix-turn-helix transcriptional regulator, which translates to MDETLGTALRRWRDRLSPVDIGRTPGPGRRAAGLRREELADLAGLSVDYVVRLEQGRATSPSAQVVASLARALQLQPMERDHAYRLAGLLPPQEGTISAHVPAGVQRMLARLGEFPVGVFSADWTLLSWTPAWAVLLGDPSARTRAERNLVRAVFAVGPRGLASWPVLQDGDALNPALVADLRTALVNYPRDRGLADLVAELRATSAEFARLWDEGAVGPHVSARKTIVHPQVGEVTCDCDVLTVPGCDVRLVVYTVAAGSADAEKLDFLRVTNGVSADGSSPPGPGLFSRP; encoded by the coding sequence ATGGACGAGACCCTTGGCACGGCGTTGCGCCGCTGGCGCGACCGGCTTTCGCCGGTCGACATCGGGCGGACGCCGGGGCCAGGACGGCGTGCGGCGGGGCTGCGACGCGAGGAACTGGCCGACCTCGCAGGACTGTCGGTCGACTATGTGGTCCGGCTGGAGCAGGGACGCGCCACCAGCCCTTCGGCACAGGTCGTCGCGAGCCTGGCCAGGGCACTGCAGCTGCAGCCGATGGAACGCGATCACGCCTACCGGCTGGCCGGCCTCCTGCCTCCCCAGGAGGGGACGATCTCCGCACATGTGCCGGCGGGGGTCCAACGGATGCTGGCTCGTCTCGGGGAGTTTCCGGTGGGTGTGTTCAGCGCCGACTGGACCTTGCTGTCCTGGACTCCCGCATGGGCGGTGCTGCTGGGCGACCCCAGCGCAAGGACACGCGCCGAGCGGAACCTGGTGCGGGCGGTCTTCGCCGTGGGGCCCAGAGGGCTCGCGTCCTGGCCCGTGCTCCAGGACGGCGACGCCCTGAACCCCGCCCTCGTCGCCGACCTGCGCACCGCTCTCGTCAACTACCCCCGCGACCGTGGACTGGCCGACCTGGTCGCGGAACTGCGCGCCACCAGCGCGGAGTTCGCCCGGCTGTGGGACGAGGGTGCGGTCGGTCCGCACGTCTCGGCCCGCAAGACCATCGTGCATCCCCAGGTCGGCGAGGTGACGTGCGACTGCGACGTGCTCACCGTCCCGGGCTGCGACGTCCGCCTCGTCGTCTACACGGTGGCCGCGGGTTCCGCCGACGCGGAGAAGCTGGACTTCCTGCGGGTCACGAACGGCGTCAGCGCCGACGGATCCTCCCCTCCGGGACCCGGCCTGTTCTCGAGACCGTGA
- a CDS encoding acyl-CoA desaturase, with translation MDTVNRGTEPADHTGTTELSPSGRGSDYAALSREVKQSGLLRRRPGYYSVKVGANLLLLAAGWTAFALIGQSWWQLVTAAFLAVMFTQTGFIGHDAGHHQIAASKRVNNLLGRVHADLLIGLSYGWWISKHNRHHSHPNHVDRDPDIADGAIAFTEDQARVRSGAYAWLARHQAWLFFPMLLLEGLALHVAGVQALLERTGNANSRKAKLTEAGLLTAHVAGYLAALFLVLSPLQAVVFLLVHQGLFGLYMGCSFAPNHKGMPIFGKDDRIDFLRRQVLTSRNIRGHRFTDFALGGLNYQIEHHLFPSMPRPSLRHAQKLVRSFCARHGIAYHETGLFDSYAQVLRHLHAVGGPLRPELEY, from the coding sequence ATAGACACCGTCAACCGGGGCACCGAGCCGGCGGACCACACAGGGACGACGGAACTCTCGCCCAGCGGTCGGGGCAGTGACTACGCCGCGCTGTCCCGCGAGGTGAAGCAGAGCGGGCTGCTGAGGCGGCGGCCGGGCTACTACTCCGTCAAGGTCGGCGCGAACCTGCTTCTCCTGGCCGCCGGATGGACGGCGTTCGCCCTGATCGGGCAGTCGTGGTGGCAGCTGGTGACCGCCGCCTTCCTCGCGGTGATGTTCACCCAGACCGGGTTCATCGGGCACGACGCCGGACACCACCAGATCGCCGCCTCCAAGCGCGTCAACAACCTGTTGGGCCGGGTGCACGCCGACCTGCTGATCGGGCTCAGCTACGGCTGGTGGATCTCCAAGCACAACCGGCACCACTCCCACCCCAACCACGTCGACCGCGACCCCGACATCGCCGACGGCGCGATCGCGTTCACCGAGGACCAGGCCCGGGTCCGGAGCGGGGCGTACGCCTGGCTGGCCCGCCACCAGGCCTGGCTGTTCTTCCCGATGCTGCTCCTGGAAGGACTAGCCCTGCACGTCGCCGGCGTACAGGCACTCCTCGAACGCACCGGCAACGCGAACTCGCGCAAGGCCAAACTGACCGAGGCGGGACTCCTGACGGCTCACGTCGCCGGCTACCTCGCCGCCCTGTTCCTGGTCCTGTCCCCCCTCCAGGCCGTGGTCTTCCTCCTCGTCCACCAAGGGCTGTTCGGGCTGTACATGGGGTGCTCATTCGCCCCCAACCACAAGGGCATGCCGATCTTCGGCAAGGACGACAGGATCGACTTCCTGCGTCGTCAAGTACTCACCTCGCGCAACATCCGCGGCCACCGGTTCACCGACTTCGCGCTCGGCGGACTGAACTACCAGATCGAGCACCACCTGTTCCCGTCCATGCCGCGGCCCAGCCTGCGCCATGCCCAGAAACTCGTACGCTCCTTCTGCGCCCGGCACGGCATCGCCTACCACGAGACCGGGCTCTTCGATTCCTACGCCCAGGTGCTGCGCCACCTCCACGCGGTCGGCGGCCCTCTCCGACCCGAGCTGGAGTACTGA
- a CDS encoding ABC transporter permease has product MSSPLAPARPTRLSLAVRDSSTMLRRNLLHARRYPSLTLNLLLTPIVLLLLFVYVFGDVMSAGIGGGGADRSEYIAYLVPGILLMTIGGTLVGTAVSVSMDMTEGIIARFRTMAIHRGSVLIGHVIGSVLQSVISVVLVGAVGVAIGFRSTDASALEWLAAFGLLTLFALAFTWIAVGMGMVSPSAEAASNNALPLVFLPLISSAFVPVDAMPGWFQPIAEYQPFTPAIETLRGLLLGTEIGNNWWITIVWCLGLAALGYRWSKAVFDRDPR; this is encoded by the coding sequence ATGAGCTCCCCCCTGGCTCCCGCCCGCCCGACCCGGCTCTCGCTCGCCGTGCGGGACTCGAGCACGATGCTGCGCCGCAACCTGCTGCACGCGCGCCGCTACCCGTCCCTCACCCTGAACCTGCTGCTCACGCCGATCGTCCTTCTACTGCTCTTCGTCTACGTCTTCGGCGACGTGATGAGTGCGGGCATCGGCGGCGGAGGCGCCGATCGCTCGGAGTACATCGCGTATCTCGTCCCGGGCATCCTGCTGATGACCATCGGCGGCACCCTGGTCGGCACCGCTGTGTCCGTCTCCATGGACATGACCGAGGGCATCATCGCCCGCTTCCGCACCATGGCGATCCACCGCGGCTCCGTGCTCATCGGGCACGTCATCGGCAGCGTGCTGCAGTCGGTCATCAGCGTGGTTCTCGTCGGCGCCGTCGGTGTGGCCATCGGCTTCCGCTCCACGGACGCCTCGGCCCTGGAGTGGCTGGCGGCATTCGGGCTGCTCACGCTGTTCGCCCTGGCGTTCACCTGGATCGCGGTCGGGATGGGCATGGTCAGCCCCAGCGCCGAGGCAGCCAGCAACAACGCGCTGCCGCTGGTCTTCCTGCCGCTCATCTCCAGCGCCTTCGTGCCGGTCGACGCGATGCCGGGCTGGTTCCAGCCGATCGCCGAGTACCAGCCCTTCACCCCGGCCATCGAGACCCTGCGCGGGCTGCTGCTCGGCACCGAGATCGGCAACAACTGGTGGATCACCATCGTCTGGTGCCTGGGCCTCGCGGCGCTCGGCTACCGCTGGTCGAAGGCGGTGTTCGACCGCGACCCGAGGTGA
- a CDS encoding ATP-binding cassette domain-containing protein, giving the protein MPSSVMPTPRKGDGPQSPVAVSTVGLRKSYGDKTVLDGIDLRIPAGSVFALLGPNGAGKTTAVKILSTLITADGGQAQVAGHDVATSPDGVRAAIGVTGQFSAVDGLITGEENLLLMTDLHHLPKHEGRRVTAELLEQFDLTEAAKKPASTYSGGMKRRLDIAMTLVGKPRVIFLDEPTTGLDPRSRHNMWQIIRELVSDGVTVFLTTQYLEEADELADRIAVLNDGRIAAEGTADELKRLIPGGHVRLRFTDPAAYQRAASALREATRDDEALALQIPSDGGQRELRSLLDWLDAADVEADELTMHSPDLDDVFFALTGGADRTDKKGEAVR; this is encoded by the coding sequence ATGCCTTCATCTGTCATGCCCACGCCCAGAAAAGGTGACGGTCCGCAGTCGCCGGTCGCCGTCTCCACCGTCGGTCTGCGCAAGTCGTACGGCGACAAGACCGTCCTCGACGGCATCGATCTGCGCATCCCTGCGGGATCCGTGTTCGCGCTGCTCGGACCGAACGGTGCCGGCAAGACCACCGCCGTGAAGATCCTCTCCACACTCATCACCGCCGACGGCGGACAGGCCCAGGTCGCGGGCCACGATGTCGCCACGTCACCGGACGGCGTGCGCGCCGCGATCGGTGTCACCGGGCAGTTCTCCGCCGTCGACGGCCTCATCACGGGTGAGGAGAACCTGCTCCTGATGACGGACCTGCACCACCTGCCCAAGCACGAGGGCAGGCGAGTCACCGCCGAGCTGCTGGAACAGTTCGACCTCACCGAGGCGGCGAAGAAACCCGCCTCCACCTATTCCGGCGGCATGAAGCGCCGCCTCGACATCGCCATGACCCTGGTCGGCAAGCCCAGGGTCATCTTCCTCGACGAGCCCACCACCGGCCTCGACCCCCGCTCCCGCCACAACATGTGGCAGATCATCCGCGAACTCGTCTCCGACGGCGTCACCGTCTTCCTCACCACCCAGTACCTGGAGGAGGCCGACGAACTCGCCGACCGCATCGCCGTGCTGAACGACGGCAGGATCGCCGCCGAGGGCACCGCCGACGAGCTGAAGCGGCTGATCCCCGGCGGGCATGTCCGGCTCCGCTTCACCGACCCGGCCGCGTACCAGAGAGCGGCCTCCGCACTGCGCGAGGCCACCCGGGACGACGAGGCGCTCGCGCTGCAGATCCCCAGTGACGGCGGCCAGCGCGAGCTGCGCTCCCTCCTCGACTGGCTGGACGCCGCCGACGTGGAGGCCGACGAGCTGACCATGCACTCCCCCGACCTCGACGACGTGTTCTTCGCCCTGACCGGCGGAGCCGACCGAACCGACAAGAAAGGTGAGGCTGTCCGATGA